Proteins co-encoded in one Burkholderia ambifaria AMMD genomic window:
- the ybgF gene encoding tol-pal system protein YbgF, whose amino-acid sequence MTHCVTWLRVAAAFCVVGAAWSAAPAHAGVFDDNEARRAVLDLRSKTDNLASQLSAAQRTILDQSGRLDQLNQQVATLRGENEDLTNRLTTLERQQKEYYQDLDTRLKKFEPQQATIDGVEGTVQPGETDALNAAQQQFRNGNFKAAAASFRSFIAKYPQSPYQPTAQYWLGNAQYALRDYRGSTATWQTVVSKYPQHPRAADALVAIGTNQLEQGQKAAAKKTFEQVVSQYAGSNAAQTAQGKIESIK is encoded by the coding sequence AACCTGGCTGCGCGTTGCCGCAGCATTCTGCGTCGTCGGCGCGGCGTGGTCGGCCGCGCCGGCGCACGCCGGCGTGTTCGACGACAACGAGGCGCGCCGCGCCGTGCTCGATCTGCGCAGCAAAACCGACAACCTGGCGAGCCAGTTGTCCGCCGCCCAGCGTACGATCCTCGACCAATCCGGCCGTCTCGACCAGCTGAACCAGCAGGTCGCGACGCTGCGCGGCGAGAATGAGGACCTGACGAACCGGCTGACGACGCTCGAACGGCAGCAGAAGGAGTACTACCAGGATCTCGACACGCGACTCAAGAAGTTCGAGCCGCAGCAGGCGACGATCGATGGTGTCGAAGGCACCGTGCAGCCGGGTGAAACGGATGCGCTCAATGCGGCGCAGCAGCAGTTCCGCAACGGCAACTTCAAGGCGGCCGCGGCATCGTTCCGCAGCTTCATCGCGAAGTATCCGCAGAGCCCGTACCAGCCGACCGCGCAGTACTGGCTCGGCAATGCGCAATACGCGCTGCGCGACTATCGCGGCTCGACCGCGACGTGGCAAACGGTCGTGAGCAAGTATCCGCAGCATCCGCGCGCGGCCGACGCGCTCGTCGCAATCGGTACGAACCAGCTCGAGCAAGGCCAGAAGGCGGCCGCGAAGAAGACGTTCGAGCAGGTCGTGTCGCAGTACGCCGGATCGAACGCTGCGCAGACCGCGCAGGGCAAGATCGAGAGCATCAAATAA